One window from the genome of Drosophila albomicans strain 15112-1751.03 chromosome 2L, ASM965048v2, whole genome shotgun sequence encodes:
- the LOC117565359 gene encoding esterase E4 — protein sequence MACPLNIVVLLVSLLVQLVLLVPANGQSDEDPLVRTTLGSIQGTRMESFSGKTIYAFRGIPYAEPPLGELRFEAPKPYPSWGNTTLKATADSLVCPQTGITLLMSEDCLKLNVFTKNLTAQLPVIVYIHGGANKIGSGHSTYEAGPQYLMDHDVVFVAFNYRLGALGFLRGGNYGYLDQVMALEWVQAHISKFGGDPQMVTIMGMSAGSMAVSLHLASPLSKGLFHRAIMMSGSATNHYSIHNEFWSRLLARQVGCPMYNSFDMVECLRTVTWQRIVEICSQWEQYKFINMKWNYEIDNYFLPKHPSALIDQGQFNKVPILASWTANELDYTTLAQVENELLLHDINENFNEYAPEFFLFDYNPTKSQRIKNFYLGQQLRELGRDNIEAFGRIFSDGIIGHGVHRLVDMARKYTNVYYSRMDYVGQRSLSAPLNEDMTLRGVGHADDLQYVMPSLWYGTIMSKDHADLFMMQRLTEWFVHFATTGKPVTDSSIWPACNATSVQLLYNDRTTYVGPAAYVARFAVWDQLFPKTSGEAASIVAPRRLGLALALAVLIHRLM from the exons ATGGCTTGTCCACTCAATATTGTGGTGCTGCTGGTGTCGCTGCTGGTACAGCTGGTATTGCTAGTCCCTGCTAATGGGCAGAGTGATGAGGATCCGTTGGTGAGAACAACCTTGGGAAGCATTCAAGGCACTCGAATGGAAAGCTTCAGTGGCAAGACGATTTATGCTTTTCGCGGTATACCCTATGCTGAGCCACCACTCGGAGAGCTGCGGTTCGAGGCCCCCAAGCCATATCCTTCCTGGGGCAATACCACACTTAAGGCCACTGCCGATTCCCTGGTCTGTCCTCAGACGGGAATTACTTTGCTGATGAGCGAGGACTGCCTCAAACTTAATGTTTTCACCAAGAACCTGACGGCACAACTTCCAGTGATCGTATACATACACGGTGGAGCAAATAAGATAGGCAGTGGGCACAGCACCTACGAGGCGGGGCCACAATATCTAATGGATCACGATGTGGTGTTTGTGGCATTCAACTATCGCCTGGGCGCCTTGGGTTTCTTAAGGGGTGGCAACTATGGTTATCTGGATCAGGTAATGGCCTTGGAGTGGGTGCAAGCGCACATCTCAAAGTTTGGCGGTGATCCTCAGATGGTGACTATTATGGGCATGAGTGCAGGGTCCATGGCTGTCAGTCTGCATCTCGCATCGCCGCTATCAAAGGGATTGTTTCATCGTGCCATAATGATGAGCGGCTCGGCGACAAACCACTACAGCATACACAATGAGTTCTGGAGTCGCCTCTTGGCTCGACAGGTGGGATGTCCCATGTACAATTCCTTTGATATGGTTGAGTGTCTGCGCACTGTCACCTGGCAGCGCATTGTTGAAATATGCAGCCAATGGGAGCAGTACAAGTTCATCAACATGAAATGGAACTACGAGATTGACAACTACTTTTTGCCCAAGCATCCTAGTGCTCTCATCGACCAGGGACAGTTCAATAAGGTGCCCATTCTGGCTAGCTGGACTGCCAACGAGCTGGACTACACAACATTAG CCCAAGTGGAGAATGAACTTTTACTACACGATATAAATGAGAACTTCAATGAGTATGCCCCAGAGTTCTTCCTCTTCGATTATAATCCGACAAAGAGCCAACGTATCAAGAACTTCTATTTGGGTCAGCAACTCCGGGAGCTGGGTCGCGACAACATCGAGGCATTTGGACGCATTTTCTCCGATGGCATCATTGGACATGGTGTTCATCGACTCGTTGACATGGCACGAAAATACACCAATGTATACTACTCACGTATGGACTATGTGGGTCAGAGAAGTCTCTCGGCACCGCTTAACGAGGATATGACTCTTCGGGGCGTGGGCCATGCCGATGATCTACAGTATGTTATGCCTAGCTTGTGGTATGGTACAATCATGAGCAAGGATCACGCTGATCTCTTCATGATGCAACGCCTCACAGAGTGGTTTGTTCACTTTGCCACGACAGG GAAGCCCGTGACTGATTCAAGTATCTGGCCAGCTTGCAATGCCACAAGCGTTCAACTGCTCTACAATGATAGGACCACATATGTGGGTCCTGCAGCCTACGTCGCCCGTTTTGCCGTCTGGGATCAATTGTTTCCCAAGACAAGCGGCGAAGCTGCGAGTATCGTTGCCCCAAGACGTCTCGGACTGGCCTTGGCTCTAGCCGTGCTCATCCATAGATTAATGTAG